From a region of the Triticum aestivum cultivar Chinese Spring chromosome 7D, IWGSC CS RefSeq v2.1, whole genome shotgun sequence genome:
- the LOC123171184 gene encoding uncharacterized protein: protein MELSSTFEERARWMEDTRNHRMSRLQAEKEIQAAKSRLLAAKAAAARLLERRRLLLERRAMDLASHALAARTDIDATHARRLAVARDISSTNGEIEVAQQKAEEWDRFYESKRKEMEEFRAMSQQFEAGARQEVQRLKASVSQLHAALQELQSSGLHWDDAGIGAAEARKADLMAKKAKLDETLAAARQFRALLRQQLQKAFTSQVRDQKAAQN from the coding sequence ATGGAGCTGTCGTCTACTTTCGAGGAGCGCGCCCGATGGATGGAGGACACACGCAACCACCGCATGTCCCGTCTCCAAGCCGAGAAGGAGATCCAGGCCGCCAAgtcccgcctcctcgccgccaaggccgccgccgcccgcctcctagagcggcgccgcctcctcctcgagcgCCGTGCCATGGACCTCGCCTCCCACGCCCTCGCCGCCCGCACCGACATCGACGCCACTCACGcgcgtcgcctcgccgtcgcccgcgaCATCAGCTCGACCAACGGCGAGATCGAGGTGGCGCAGCAGAAGGCGGAGGAGTGGGACCGCTTCTACGAGTCcaagaggaaggagatggaggagTTCCGGGCGATGTCGCAGCAGTTCGAGGCGGGAGCTCGTCAGGAAGTGCAGAGGCTCAAGGCCTCTGTGTCTCAACTGCACGCAGCCCTGCAGGAGCTGCAGAGTAGCGGGTTGCACTGGGACGACGCCGGGATCGGGGCTGCGGAAGCTAGGAAGGCCGACCTCATGGCTAAGAAGGCCAAGCTGGATGAGACCCTGGCTGCAGCCCGCCAGTTCAGAGCACTGCTTCGGCAGCAGCTCCAGAAAGCCTTCACGTCACAGGTTAGGGATCAAAAGGCAGCACAAAACTGA